A part of Onthophagus taurus isolate NC chromosome 7, IU_Otau_3.0, whole genome shotgun sequence genomic DNA contains:
- the LOC111425586 gene encoding histidine decarboxylase, with amino-acid sequence MDVNEYRIRGKEMVDYIADYLSTIRDRKVFPDKRPGFLREAVPDSAPIEGEKWTKIFNDIEGIIMPGITHWQSPHMHAYFPALNSFPSLLGDMLADAINCLGFTWASGPVVTELETIVMNWLGKMIGLPDDFLHTKSTSLGGGVIQTTASEATLTCLLAGRCLAIKNYQKIYSDLEDVEINVRLVGYCSDQAHSSVEKAALVGLVKMRYIESDENLSMRGYKLLEAIKKDRENGLIPFWVCCTLGTTGACSFDNLEEIGLICSEENLWLHIDAAYAGSAFICPEFRIWLKGVDHADSIAFNPSKWLMVHFDCTAMWVKNSNALHRTFNVDPLYLQHENSGLAIDYMHWQIPLSRRFRSLKLWFVIRNFGIIGLQKHIREGVRLAQKFEALVLADQRFEISATRHLGLVVFRLKGDNAHTESLLKRLNSRGNIHCVPAALKDKYVIRFTVTSQYTTGDDILKDWKEIKNVAGDILKEAKMDVPRVRVPLKETKERNENFGTSLLLANSPMSPKIVNGSFAAIYDQGDVLTCFARLGSQAKDSPHRRRRIKGILMSGKQFSLDSHLDLFHGIAANTESRPNSVPISGPPLVEVSNEYEEVLSNENDENLLKVPPQRQHRSKSVDHQQPVMVQAPIGTQICAKCGHGLNLGN; translated from the exons ATGGACGTCAACGAGTACAGAATACGAG GTAAGGAGATGGTTGATTATATAGCGGATTATCTCTCGACTATTAGAGATCGAAAAGTATTTCCTGATAAACGGCCCGGATTTCTTCGCGAAGCCGTCCCTGATAGCGCACCAATTGAAGGGGAAAAATGGACTAAAATATTCAACGATATCGAAGGGATTATAATGCCAGGAATTACACATTGGCAAAGTCCCCATATGCACGCTTATTTTCCCGCTTTAAACAGCTTTCCATCATTACTCGGAGATATGTTAGCAGATGCAATTAATTGTTTGGGATTTACTtgg GCATCTGGCCCTGTTGTTACTGAATTAGAAACTATCGTAATGAATTGGTTGGGTAAAATGATTGGGCTACCAGATGATTTTCTCCACACAAAATCAACATCATTAGGTGGAGGAGTTATACAA accACAGCAAGTGAAGCAACTCTTACTTGTTTATTAGCTGGGCGATGTCTCgctataaaaaattatcaaaaaatttattccgaTCTTGAAGACGTCGAAATTAACGTTCGATTAGTTGGTTATTGTTCCGATCAAGCTCATTCCAGCGTTGAAAAAGCGGCTTTAGTTGGGTTGGTGAAAATGAGATATATTGAGAGTGATGAGAATCTGTCAATGAGAGGATACAAGTTGTTAGAAGCGATAAAAAAAGATAGGGAAAATGGACTTATACCGTTTTGG gtGTGTTGTACTTTGGGTACAACAGGAGCTTGTTCCTTTGATAATTTGGAAGAAATCGGATTAATTTGTTCCGAAGAAAATCTCTGGCTTCACATCGATGCGGCATACGCAGGAAGCGCTTTTATCTGTCCGGAGTTTAGAATTTGGTTAAAAGGAGTTGATCATGCCGATTCTATCGCTTTTAATCCTTCAAAATGGTTAATGGTCCATTTCGATTGCACCGCTATGTGGGTGAAAAATAGTAATGCTCTTCATAGAACTTTCAACGTCGATCCTCTTTATTTACAACACGAAAATTCTGGATTGGCAATTGATTACAtg CATTGGCAAATACCACTTAGTAGAAGATTTAGGTCTTTAAAATTGTGGTTTGTTATCCgaaattttggaataattgGTTTACAAAAACACATTCGAGAG GGAGTGCGTTTAGCTCAAAAATTTGAAGCCCTAGTCTTAGCCGATCAAAGATTCGAGATATCAGCAACGAGACATTTGGGACTTGTTGTGTTTCGATTAAAAGGTGATAACGCCCACACCGAGTCGTTGCTGAAAAGATTAAATTCAAGAGGTAACATTCATTGCGTTCCCGCCgctttaaaagataaatacgTGATAAGATTTACGGTTACATCTCAATACACTACTGGTGATGATATTCTTAAAGACtggaaagaaattaaaaatgttgctGGTGATATTTTGAAGGAGGCTAAAATGGATGTCCCTCGTGTCAGAGTTCCATTAAAAG aaactaAAGAAAGAAACGAAAACTTTGGAACGAGCTTATTGTTGGCTAATTCCCCGATGTCGCCTAAAATTGTAAATGGAAGTTTTGCTGCGATTTATGATCAAGGTGATGTTTTAACGTGTTTTGCTCGTTTAGGAAGCCAAGCTAAAGATAGTCCAc ATAGACGCAGAAGAATTAAAGGAATTTTAATGTCTGGAAAGCAATTTTCCTTAGATTCTCATTTGGATCTGTTCCATGGAATCGCAGCGAATACTGAATCTCGTCCGAATTCCGTTCCAATTAGTGGACCACCTCTTGTCGAAGTTTCTAACGAGTACGAGGAAGTTTTATCTAACGAGAACGATGAAAATTTGCTGAAGGTGCCACCTCAAAGACAACACCGGTCGAAATCGGTTGATCATCAGCAACCTGTAATGGTTCAAGCTCCAATTGGAACTCAAATATGCGCCAAATGCGGTCATGGATTAAATCTAGGAAATTAG